The Triplophysa rosa linkage group LG25, Trosa_1v2, whole genome shotgun sequence genome window below encodes:
- the ell gene encoding RNA polymerase II elongation factor ELL isoform X2 produces the protein MAALKEEQCYGLSCGRVSNGSNISVYHVKLTDSALRAFEDYQSNKGLTAQPLIRFTGNQGKISIPQSDILNELRTFTFYLSNVGKDNPQGSFDCIQQYITSEGSIQLDCLGGIQDKITVCATDDSYQKARQSMAQAEEETRSRGAIVIKPGGRYVGKRVQIRKPIISSSDVAPLRQTSRPVIISSSQKKKPLRPLRERLVHLLALKPYRKPELLVRLIKDSLPPQDKEMLDSLLQQVANLNSKDSTFTLKDCLFKEVQQDWPGYTEVDQQILKRILVRKLCKPQSSAPALGENPGSPQKESASSSPSQKRPAAEFTDPLANKKPRISHLANKLSGLINGKLSSSNGKDSSNSQAGETSSSSQIPALEIPRPFDPLSDVSNDSNSRDCESQETAVAERLSQPPLFPPLSTTQTGGPGSTSPAHGGLEGSQDRSGLPSLRGKSKKRSKKHKDKDKSKERDRDRERDVKKERKVEDERNSEQRKTCDITTSDSSTGLNGTCDSSSIPASSSETADYLLKYTVIGSQEQRQSYKNDFNTEYSEYRGLHARIESITRQFTILDSELKQLQQGTDKYKTIHNQILEEYRKIKKTNPNYSQEKNRCEYLHNKLAHIKKLIAEYDQQQLQNWH, from the exons AAAATCTCAATACCGCAATCAGATATTCTAAATGAGCTACGGACGTTTACGTTCTACCTGTCCAACGTGGGGAAGGACAACCCCCAGGGCAGCTTCGACTGCATTCAGCAGTACATCACAAG TGAAGGGAGCATACAGTTGGACTGCTTGGGAGGGATCCAGGACAAAATCACGGTGTGTGCCACAGACGACTCCTACCAGAAAGCCAGGCAAAGCATGGCTCAGGCCGAGGAGGAAACCCGAAGCCGCGGAGCCATCGTCATCAAGCCTGGCGGGAGATACGTGG GTAAGCGGGTACAGATCCGGAAGCCCATAATAAGCTCTTCTGACGTGGCTCCTCTGCGGCAGACCTCGCGTCCTGTTATTATCTCCAGCAGTCAGAAAAAGAAGCCACTGCGACCGCTGAGGGAACGGCTAGTGCACTTACTAGCCCTCAAACCCTACCGCAAACCCGAACTCCTGGTGCGACTCATCAAGGACAGTCTCCCTCCTCAGGACAAGGAGATGTTGGACAGCCTCCTGCAACAG GTGGCTAATCTAAATAGTAAAGACAGCACCTTCACATTGAAGGATTGTTTGTTTAAGGAAGTTCAGCAGGATTGGCCTGGTTACACCGAGGTGGACCAGCAGATTCTGAAGAGAATACTTGTACG AAAACTGTGTAAGCCTCAGAGCAGCGCTCCTGCTTTAGGAGAGAACCCGGGTAGCCCTCAGAAAGAGTCGGCCAGCAGTTCACCTTCTCAG AAACGACCTGCTGCTGAGTTCACTGATCCTCTGGCCAATAAGAAGCCCAGAATATCGCATCTAGCTAATAAATTATCAGGGCTAATCAACGGCAAACTGAGCTCCTCCAATGGAAAGGACTCTTCTAATTCTCAAGCAGGAGAAACATCCTCAAGTTCTCAGATCCCTGCGCTGGAGATCCCCCGACCCTTCGATCCGCTCTCTGACGTCAGCAATGATTCCAACAGCCGAGACTGCGAGAGTCAGGAGACAGCGGTGGCGGAGAGGTTAAGTCAGCCTCCGTTGTTCCCGCCCCTCTCCACGACGCAAACGGGAGGACCAGGCTCGACGTCGCCAGCCCATGGCGGCCTCGAAGGGTCTCAGGACCGGTCTGGTCTGCCCTCTCTGCGCGGGAAGTCGAAGAAAAGGTCAAAGAAACATAAGGATAAAGACAAGTCTAAGGAACGAGACcgggatagagagagagacgtgaaGAAAGAGAGGAAAGTCGAGGATGAACGTAACTCGGAGCAGAGGAAAACCTGCGATATCACGACGAGCGATAGTAGCACAG GTCTGAACGGAACGTGCGACAGCTCTAGCATTCCTGCGTCTTCGTCGGAGACAGCAGACTATTTATT AAAGTACACCGTGATCGGTTCGCAAGAGCAGCGTCAGAGTTACAAGAACGACTTCAACACCGAGTACAGCGAGTACCGGGGCCTCCACGCAAGGATAGAGAGCATCACCCGGCAATTCACAATACTCGACTCGGAGCTCAAACAACTCCAGCAAGGCACAGACAAGTACAAG aCAATCCACAATCAGATACTTGAAGAGTATCGCAAAATTAAAAAG aCTAATCCAAACTATAGCCAAGAGAAGAACCGCTGTGAATATTTACACAACAAACTGGCACATATTAAAAAACTGATAGCGGAATACGATCAACAGCAACTTCAAAACTGGCACTAA
- the ell gene encoding RNA polymerase II elongation factor ELL isoform X3 gives MMGLTAQPLIRFTGNQGKISIPQSDILNELRTFTFYLSNVGKDNPQGSFDCIQQYITSEGSIQLDCLGGIQDKITVCATDDSYQKARQSMAQAEEETRSRGAIVIKPGGRYVGKRVQIRKPIISSSDVAPLRQTSRPVIISSSQKKKPLRPLRERLVHLLALKPYRKPELLVRLIKDSLPPQDKEMLDSLLQQVANLNSKDSTFTLKDCLFKEVQQDWPGYTEVDQQILKRILVRKLCKPQSSAPALGENPGSPQKESASSSPSQQKRPAAEFTDPLANKKPRISHLANKLSGLINGKLSSSNGKDSSNSQAGETSSSSQIPALEIPRPFDPLSDVSNDSNSRDCESQETAVAERLSQPPLFPPLSTTQTGGPGSTSPAHGGLEGSQDRSGLPSLRGKSKKRSKKHKDKDKSKERDRDRERDVKKERKVEDERNSEQRKTCDITTSDSSTGLNGTCDSSSIPASSSETADYLLKYTVIGSQEQRQSYKNDFNTEYSEYRGLHARIESITRQFTILDSELKQLQQGTDKYKTIHNQILEEYRKIKKTNPNYSQEKNRCEYLHNKLAHIKKLIAEYDQQQLQNWH, from the exons AAAATCTCAATACCGCAATCAGATATTCTAAATGAGCTACGGACGTTTACGTTCTACCTGTCCAACGTGGGGAAGGACAACCCCCAGGGCAGCTTCGACTGCATTCAGCAGTACATCACAAG TGAAGGGAGCATACAGTTGGACTGCTTGGGAGGGATCCAGGACAAAATCACGGTGTGTGCCACAGACGACTCCTACCAGAAAGCCAGGCAAAGCATGGCTCAGGCCGAGGAGGAAACCCGAAGCCGCGGAGCCATCGTCATCAAGCCTGGCGGGAGATACGTGG GTAAGCGGGTACAGATCCGGAAGCCCATAATAAGCTCTTCTGACGTGGCTCCTCTGCGGCAGACCTCGCGTCCTGTTATTATCTCCAGCAGTCAGAAAAAGAAGCCACTGCGACCGCTGAGGGAACGGCTAGTGCACTTACTAGCCCTCAAACCCTACCGCAAACCCGAACTCCTGGTGCGACTCATCAAGGACAGTCTCCCTCCTCAGGACAAGGAGATGTTGGACAGCCTCCTGCAACAG GTGGCTAATCTAAATAGTAAAGACAGCACCTTCACATTGAAGGATTGTTTGTTTAAGGAAGTTCAGCAGGATTGGCCTGGTTACACCGAGGTGGACCAGCAGATTCTGAAGAGAATACTTGTACG AAAACTGTGTAAGCCTCAGAGCAGCGCTCCTGCTTTAGGAGAGAACCCGGGTAGCCCTCAGAAAGAGTCGGCCAGCAGTTCACCTTCTCAG CAGAAACGACCTGCTGCTGAGTTCACTGATCCTCTGGCCAATAAGAAGCCCAGAATATCGCATCTAGCTAATAAATTATCAGGGCTAATCAACGGCAAACTGAGCTCCTCCAATGGAAAGGACTCTTCTAATTCTCAAGCAGGAGAAACATCCTCAAGTTCTCAGATCCCTGCGCTGGAGATCCCCCGACCCTTCGATCCGCTCTCTGACGTCAGCAATGATTCCAACAGCCGAGACTGCGAGAGTCAGGAGACAGCGGTGGCGGAGAGGTTAAGTCAGCCTCCGTTGTTCCCGCCCCTCTCCACGACGCAAACGGGAGGACCAGGCTCGACGTCGCCAGCCCATGGCGGCCTCGAAGGGTCTCAGGACCGGTCTGGTCTGCCCTCTCTGCGCGGGAAGTCGAAGAAAAGGTCAAAGAAACATAAGGATAAAGACAAGTCTAAGGAACGAGACcgggatagagagagagacgtgaaGAAAGAGAGGAAAGTCGAGGATGAACGTAACTCGGAGCAGAGGAAAACCTGCGATATCACGACGAGCGATAGTAGCACAG GTCTGAACGGAACGTGCGACAGCTCTAGCATTCCTGCGTCTTCGTCGGAGACAGCAGACTATTTATT AAAGTACACCGTGATCGGTTCGCAAGAGCAGCGTCAGAGTTACAAGAACGACTTCAACACCGAGTACAGCGAGTACCGGGGCCTCCACGCAAGGATAGAGAGCATCACCCGGCAATTCACAATACTCGACTCGGAGCTCAAACAACTCCAGCAAGGCACAGACAAGTACAAG aCAATCCACAATCAGATACTTGAAGAGTATCGCAAAATTAAAAAG aCTAATCCAAACTATAGCCAAGAGAAGAACCGCTGTGAATATTTACACAACAAACTGGCACATATTAAAAAACTGATAGCGGAATACGATCAACAGCAACTTCAAAACTGGCACTAA
- the ell gene encoding RNA polymerase II elongation factor ELL isoform X1 produces MAALKEEQCYGLSCGRVSNGSNISVYHVKLTDSALRAFEDYQSNKGLTAQPLIRFTGNQGKISIPQSDILNELRTFTFYLSNVGKDNPQGSFDCIQQYITSEGSIQLDCLGGIQDKITVCATDDSYQKARQSMAQAEEETRSRGAIVIKPGGRYVGKRVQIRKPIISSSDVAPLRQTSRPVIISSSQKKKPLRPLRERLVHLLALKPYRKPELLVRLIKDSLPPQDKEMLDSLLQQVANLNSKDSTFTLKDCLFKEVQQDWPGYTEVDQQILKRILVRKLCKPQSSAPALGENPGSPQKESASSSPSQQKRPAAEFTDPLANKKPRISHLANKLSGLINGKLSSSNGKDSSNSQAGETSSSSQIPALEIPRPFDPLSDVSNDSNSRDCESQETAVAERLSQPPLFPPLSTTQTGGPGSTSPAHGGLEGSQDRSGLPSLRGKSKKRSKKHKDKDKSKERDRDRERDVKKERKVEDERNSEQRKTCDITTSDSSTGLNGTCDSSSIPASSSETADYLLKYTVIGSQEQRQSYKNDFNTEYSEYRGLHARIESITRQFTILDSELKQLQQGTDKYKTIHNQILEEYRKIKKTNPNYSQEKNRCEYLHNKLAHIKKLIAEYDQQQLQNWH; encoded by the exons AAAATCTCAATACCGCAATCAGATATTCTAAATGAGCTACGGACGTTTACGTTCTACCTGTCCAACGTGGGGAAGGACAACCCCCAGGGCAGCTTCGACTGCATTCAGCAGTACATCACAAG TGAAGGGAGCATACAGTTGGACTGCTTGGGAGGGATCCAGGACAAAATCACGGTGTGTGCCACAGACGACTCCTACCAGAAAGCCAGGCAAAGCATGGCTCAGGCCGAGGAGGAAACCCGAAGCCGCGGAGCCATCGTCATCAAGCCTGGCGGGAGATACGTGG GTAAGCGGGTACAGATCCGGAAGCCCATAATAAGCTCTTCTGACGTGGCTCCTCTGCGGCAGACCTCGCGTCCTGTTATTATCTCCAGCAGTCAGAAAAAGAAGCCACTGCGACCGCTGAGGGAACGGCTAGTGCACTTACTAGCCCTCAAACCCTACCGCAAACCCGAACTCCTGGTGCGACTCATCAAGGACAGTCTCCCTCCTCAGGACAAGGAGATGTTGGACAGCCTCCTGCAACAG GTGGCTAATCTAAATAGTAAAGACAGCACCTTCACATTGAAGGATTGTTTGTTTAAGGAAGTTCAGCAGGATTGGCCTGGTTACACCGAGGTGGACCAGCAGATTCTGAAGAGAATACTTGTACG AAAACTGTGTAAGCCTCAGAGCAGCGCTCCTGCTTTAGGAGAGAACCCGGGTAGCCCTCAGAAAGAGTCGGCCAGCAGTTCACCTTCTCAG CAGAAACGACCTGCTGCTGAGTTCACTGATCCTCTGGCCAATAAGAAGCCCAGAATATCGCATCTAGCTAATAAATTATCAGGGCTAATCAACGGCAAACTGAGCTCCTCCAATGGAAAGGACTCTTCTAATTCTCAAGCAGGAGAAACATCCTCAAGTTCTCAGATCCCTGCGCTGGAGATCCCCCGACCCTTCGATCCGCTCTCTGACGTCAGCAATGATTCCAACAGCCGAGACTGCGAGAGTCAGGAGACAGCGGTGGCGGAGAGGTTAAGTCAGCCTCCGTTGTTCCCGCCCCTCTCCACGACGCAAACGGGAGGACCAGGCTCGACGTCGCCAGCCCATGGCGGCCTCGAAGGGTCTCAGGACCGGTCTGGTCTGCCCTCTCTGCGCGGGAAGTCGAAGAAAAGGTCAAAGAAACATAAGGATAAAGACAAGTCTAAGGAACGAGACcgggatagagagagagacgtgaaGAAAGAGAGGAAAGTCGAGGATGAACGTAACTCGGAGCAGAGGAAAACCTGCGATATCACGACGAGCGATAGTAGCACAG GTCTGAACGGAACGTGCGACAGCTCTAGCATTCCTGCGTCTTCGTCGGAGACAGCAGACTATTTATT AAAGTACACCGTGATCGGTTCGCAAGAGCAGCGTCAGAGTTACAAGAACGACTTCAACACCGAGTACAGCGAGTACCGGGGCCTCCACGCAAGGATAGAGAGCATCACCCGGCAATTCACAATACTCGACTCGGAGCTCAAACAACTCCAGCAAGGCACAGACAAGTACAAG aCAATCCACAATCAGATACTTGAAGAGTATCGCAAAATTAAAAAG aCTAATCCAAACTATAGCCAAGAGAAGAACCGCTGTGAATATTTACACAACAAACTGGCACATATTAAAAAACTGATAGCGGAATACGATCAACAGCAACTTCAAAACTGGCACTAA